Proteins encoded by one window of Chromobacterium violaceum ATCC 12472:
- the fmt gene encoding methionyl-tRNA formyltransferase, which yields MKLIFAGTPEFAAAALRELIAAGHEIALVLTQPDRPAGRGMKLKPSPVKEVALAHGLRVEQPEKLRGNQEAQQMLRDIQADVMVVAAYGLILPQDVLDIPARGCLNIHASLLPRWRGAAPIQRAILAGDDETGITIMQMDVGLDTGDMLSIHPVAIAADETAATLHDKLAACGAQAIVETLGRLDRIVPRKQPEDGVTYAQKLSKAEAEVDWALPAEQVARAIRAYNPAPGAFTQLGGEPLKLWMASAEPGSAEPGAVVSADADGVLVGAGQGLVRVSVLQAAGGKRLAARDFVAGKSLPAGTRLGV from the coding sequence ATGAAATTGATTTTTGCCGGCACGCCGGAATTCGCCGCCGCCGCGCTGCGCGAGCTGATCGCCGCCGGCCACGAGATCGCGCTGGTGCTGACCCAGCCGGACCGCCCGGCCGGCCGCGGCATGAAGCTGAAACCGAGCCCGGTGAAGGAAGTGGCGCTGGCCCACGGCCTGCGCGTCGAGCAGCCGGAGAAGCTGCGCGGCAATCAGGAAGCGCAGCAGATGCTGCGCGACATCCAGGCCGATGTCATGGTGGTGGCCGCCTACGGACTGATCCTGCCGCAGGACGTTCTGGACATTCCCGCGCGCGGCTGCCTGAACATCCACGCGTCCCTGCTGCCGCGCTGGCGCGGCGCGGCGCCGATCCAGCGCGCCATCCTGGCCGGCGATGACGAGACCGGCATCACCATCATGCAGATGGACGTCGGCCTCGACACCGGCGACATGCTGAGCATCCACCCGGTGGCGATCGCCGCCGACGAGACCGCCGCCACGCTGCACGACAAGCTGGCCGCCTGCGGCGCGCAAGCGATCGTCGAGACATTGGGCCGCCTGGACCGGATCGTTCCGCGGAAGCAGCCGGAAGACGGCGTCACCTACGCGCAGAAGCTGTCCAAGGCCGAAGCCGAGGTCGACTGGGCGCTGCCGGCCGAGCAGGTCGCGCGCGCGATCCGCGCCTACAACCCGGCGCCGGGCGCCTTCACCCAGCTTGGCGGCGAGCCGCTGAAGCTGTGGATGGCGAGCGCCGAGCCGGGCTCCGCCGAGCCGGGTGCGGTGGTGTCCGCCGACGCCGACGGCGTGCTGGTAGGCGCAGGGCAAGGGCTGGTGCGCGTGTCCGTATTGCAGGCCGCGGGCGGCAAGCGGCTCGCCGCCCGCGATTTCGTCGCCGGCAAGAGCCTGCCGGCGGGAACCCGTCTGGGCGTTTGA
- the htpX gene encoding zinc metalloprotease HtpX translates to MNDNWLKTTMLMAAIMALFVLIGGMLGGKGGMLLALLFGGGMNLFAWWNSDRMVLSMYNAQEVDANSAPEFYGMVAELAQRAGLPMPRVYVIHEDQPNAFATGRNPENAAVAATSGIMRMLDYRELRGVMAHELAHVKHRDTLISTISATMAGAISALANFAMFFGGRDENGQPVGLLPRLAVAFLAPVAASLIQMAISRAREFEADRGGAEICGDPLALASALQKIEYYAQGISMPSAEAHPETAQMMIINPLSGGGVGDLFRTHPHTADRIERLQALARGVY, encoded by the coding sequence ATGAACGACAACTGGCTGAAGACCACGATGCTGATGGCCGCCATCATGGCGCTGTTCGTCCTGATAGGCGGCATGCTGGGCGGCAAGGGCGGCATGCTGCTGGCGCTGCTGTTCGGCGGCGGCATGAACTTGTTCGCCTGGTGGAATTCCGACCGCATGGTGCTGTCGATGTACAACGCGCAGGAAGTGGACGCCAACAGCGCGCCCGAATTCTACGGCATGGTGGCCGAGCTGGCGCAGCGCGCCGGCCTGCCGATGCCGCGCGTCTACGTGATCCACGAGGACCAGCCCAACGCCTTCGCCACCGGGCGCAACCCGGAAAACGCGGCGGTGGCGGCCACCAGCGGCATCATGCGCATGCTCGACTACCGCGAGCTGCGCGGCGTGATGGCCCACGAGCTGGCCCACGTCAAGCACCGCGACACCCTGATCTCCACTATCTCGGCGACGATGGCCGGCGCCATTTCCGCGCTGGCCAACTTCGCGATGTTCTTCGGCGGCCGCGACGAGAACGGCCAGCCGGTCGGCCTGCTGCCGCGGCTGGCGGTGGCTTTCCTCGCCCCGGTGGCGGCCAGCCTGATCCAGATGGCGATCTCGCGCGCGCGCGAGTTCGAGGCCGACCGCGGCGGGGCCGAGATTTGCGGCGATCCGCTGGCGCTGGCTTCCGCGCTGCAGAAAATCGAATATTATGCCCAGGGCATCTCGATGCCGTCCGCCGAGGCGCATCCGGAGACCGCGCAGATGATGATCATTAATCCCTTGTCCGGCGGCGGCGTGGGCGATCTGTTCCGCACCCATCCGCATACCGCCGATCGCATAGAGCGGCTGCAGGCGCTGGCGCGCGGCGTCTACTAG
- a CDS encoding LysM peptidoglycan-binding domain-containing protein: MRKRIISLALLMGLAFPAFSDELTVKPDAPSRYTVTRGDTLWSIAGRYLQSPWRWPELWRMNRDQVRNPHWIYPGNVLVLDYVNGRPRLRLAGDVQREVKLSPRIRPEEQDRAIASIPADAIEPFLARPLVIDPVQFATGPRLVAGPDERISITQGDRVYASGVTEKGSWQAYRLGKQLVDPDSKEVLGVEAVYGGDLAVDKLRPDIQTLSVRSVAGEVLVGDHLVRAPKTTLVNYVPRRPDEAMRGKIIAVYQGIDGAAQYSTVALNLGARNNVEPGLVFGIYKKGNTITVADAAGKTREAQLPTEQAGSLFVYRVFDKVSYALVLDSRGALYVGDSVATPENE; encoded by the coding sequence ATGCGTAAACGCATTATATCGCTAGCCCTGCTGATGGGGCTGGCCTTTCCCGCCTTTTCAGACGAACTGACCGTCAAGCCCGACGCGCCTTCGCGCTACACGGTGACGCGCGGCGACACGCTGTGGAGCATAGCCGGACGCTACCTGCAGAGCCCGTGGCGCTGGCCGGAACTGTGGCGGATGAACCGCGACCAGGTCCGCAACCCGCACTGGATCTACCCGGGCAACGTGCTGGTGCTCGACTACGTCAACGGCCGGCCCAGGCTGCGCCTGGCAGGCGACGTCCAGCGCGAGGTCAAGCTGTCGCCGCGCATCCGCCCCGAAGAGCAGGACCGCGCGATCGCCAGCATCCCGGCCGACGCCATCGAGCCCTTCCTCGCGCGGCCGCTGGTCATCGACCCCGTCCAGTTCGCCACCGGACCGCGGCTGGTCGCCGGGCCGGACGAGCGGATCAGCATCACCCAGGGCGACCGAGTCTACGCCAGCGGCGTGACCGAGAAGGGCTCCTGGCAGGCCTATCGGCTGGGCAAGCAGCTGGTGGACCCCGATAGCAAGGAAGTGCTCGGGGTCGAAGCCGTATATGGTGGTGATCTGGCGGTAGACAAGCTTCGACCGGACATTCAGACGCTCAGCGTGCGCAGCGTGGCCGGCGAGGTGCTGGTCGGCGACCATCTGGTGCGCGCGCCCAAAACCACGCTGGTCAACTACGTGCCGCGCCGGCCGGACGAGGCGATGCGCGGCAAGATCATCGCCGTCTACCAGGGCATAGACGGCGCCGCCCAGTATTCGACGGTGGCGCTGAACCTGGGCGCGCGCAACAACGTCGAGCCGGGCCTGGTGTTCGGCATCTACAAGAAAGGTAACACCATCACCGTCGCCGACGCCGCCGGCAAGACGCGCGAGGCCCAGTTGCCGACCGAACAGGCCGGCTCGCTGTTCGTCTACCGCGTATTCGACAAGGTGTCCTACGCGCTGGTGCTGGACAGCCGGGGCGCGCTCTACGTCGGCGACAGCGTCGCCACGCCGGAGAACGAATGA
- the rsmB gene encoding 16S rRNA (cytosine(967)-C(5))-methyltransferase RsmB, producing the protein MYQIQQLAAEILARIEAGTTLTDALADVQRQAGKLTPAERGALQDLSYGSLRHLGVLRHCLRQLVPHPLPEPQVERLLLIALYQLQYTRAAQYAVVHEAVTLAGMMARGKFKALVNGVLRNFQRRRDELLANAAADEVAQANHPDWWVARLKEAYPAEWRAILEASNVHPPLTLRVNRRRISVDDYLRRLEEAGLAAKALGGDAVQLARPVAVRDLPGFAEGLASVQDEGAQRAAYWLDLKPGMRVLDACAAPGGKTGHMLEMADVEVTALDIDNARLARVGDNLRRLGLSAQLIEADASRPDEWWGGRPFDRILADVPCSASGVVRRHPDIKWLRRPGDFAALGEQQAGMADALWPLLASRGKMLYATCSIFPEENRLQLEGFLKRHPDASCLKEEQLLPCERHDGFYYALLEKH; encoded by the coding sequence ATGTATCAAATCCAGCAACTGGCCGCCGAGATCCTGGCGCGCATCGAGGCCGGCACCACCCTCACCGACGCGCTGGCCGACGTCCAGCGGCAGGCCGGCAAGCTGACGCCGGCCGAGCGCGGCGCGCTGCAGGACCTGAGCTACGGCAGCCTGCGCCATCTGGGCGTATTGCGCCATTGCCTGCGCCAACTGGTGCCGCATCCGCTGCCGGAGCCGCAGGTGGAGCGCCTGCTGCTGATCGCGCTGTACCAGCTGCAGTACACCCGCGCCGCGCAGTACGCGGTGGTGCACGAGGCGGTGACGCTGGCCGGCATGATGGCGCGCGGCAAGTTCAAGGCGCTGGTCAACGGCGTGCTGCGCAACTTCCAGCGCCGCCGCGACGAACTGCTGGCCAATGCCGCCGCCGATGAAGTGGCGCAGGCCAACCATCCCGACTGGTGGGTGGCGCGGCTGAAAGAAGCCTACCCCGCCGAATGGCGCGCCATCCTGGAGGCCAGCAATGTCCATCCGCCGCTGACGCTGCGCGTCAATCGCCGCCGCATCTCGGTGGACGACTACCTGCGCCGGCTGGAGGAGGCGGGCCTGGCGGCCAAGGCGCTGGGCGGTGACGCGGTGCAGCTGGCGCGGCCGGTGGCGGTGCGCGACCTGCCCGGCTTTGCCGAAGGCCTGGCATCGGTGCAGGACGAGGGCGCGCAGCGCGCCGCGTACTGGCTGGACCTGAAGCCCGGCATGCGGGTGCTGGATGCCTGCGCCGCGCCGGGCGGCAAGACCGGCCACATGCTGGAGATGGCCGACGTCGAAGTCACCGCGCTGGACATCGACAACGCCCGTTTGGCCCGCGTCGGCGACAATCTGCGCCGCCTGGGCCTGTCCGCCCAGTTGATCGAGGCCGACGCGTCGAGGCCGGACGAATGGTGGGGCGGCCGCCCCTTCGACCGCATCCTGGCCGATGTGCCTTGCTCCGCCTCCGGCGTGGTGCGGCGCCATCCCGACATCAAGTGGCTGCGCCGGCCCGGCGATTTCGCGGCGCTGGGAGAGCAGCAGGCGGGGATGGCCGATGCGCTGTGGCCGCTGCTCGCCAGCAGGGGAAAAATGCTATACGCTACCTGCTCGATTTTTCCCGAAGAAAACCGCCTGCAGTTGGAAGGCTTCCTCAAGCGCCACCCGGATGCGTCGTGCCTGAAGGAGGAGCAACTGCTGCCTTGTGAGCGACATGACGGCTTCTATTACGCGCTGCTTGAGAAACATTAG
- the def gene encoding peptide deformylase, translating to MALLNILHYPDERLHTVAKPVEVFDAALQQQIDDMFETMYEAKGIGLAATQVDYHRRLVVMDISEERDERRVFINPEIVEKDGETVYEEGCLSVPGIYDKVTRAERVKVKAQDRDGKPFELEADGLLAICIQHELDHLNGVVFVERLSQMKQQRIKTKLKKREKQNM from the coding sequence ATGGCGCTGTTGAATATTTTGCATTACCCGGACGAAAGACTGCACACGGTGGCCAAGCCGGTGGAGGTTTTCGACGCCGCGTTGCAGCAGCAGATAGACGACATGTTCGAGACCATGTACGAGGCCAAGGGCATCGGCCTGGCGGCCACCCAGGTCGATTACCACCGCCGCCTGGTGGTGATGGACATCTCGGAGGAGCGCGACGAGCGCCGGGTGTTCATCAACCCGGAAATCGTCGAGAAGGACGGCGAGACCGTCTACGAGGAAGGCTGCCTGTCGGTGCCCGGCATCTACGACAAGGTGACCCGCGCCGAGCGCGTCAAGGTCAAGGCGCAGGACCGCGACGGCAAGCCGTTCGAGCTGGAGGCCGACGGCCTGCTGGCGATCTGCATCCAGCATGAGCTGGACCATCTGAACGGCGTGGTCTTTGTCGAGCGCCTGTCGCAGATGAAGCAGCAGCGGATCAAGACCAAGCTGAAAAAGCGCGAAAAGCAGAACATGTGA